Proteins from a single region of Hyalangium gracile:
- a CDS encoding toxin-antitoxin system YwqK family antitoxin, translated as MKRRALAPGKELVWPEGVPRTARYEEFGRNAASVWGQLIHDEGSAHIAWSPEGNVLSERYFDDKGRAHGLEVSRHDDGTVAWQVPWVRGRMHGLARQFDESGRELLRTRFVRGTGVDLWVSCGGITELREHRDNLLHGVERWGHPLLPYEENHFLLGKRAGVFRRWNGPRLEKGYPRYFIDDEQVSRAEYLRARRTRPALPPARRQDDRRERPMHGALRNVWLRKDIRERLLRMPEPEDGMG; from the coding sequence GTGAAGCGGCGCGCGCTCGCGCCTGGCAAGGAGCTGGTCTGGCCGGAGGGCGTTCCTCGAACGGCTCGCTACGAGGAGTTCGGGAGGAATGCCGCCTCCGTCTGGGGCCAGCTCATCCATGACGAGGGCTCGGCGCACATCGCCTGGTCTCCCGAGGGCAACGTGCTCTCGGAGCGGTACTTCGACGACAAGGGGCGAGCGCACGGCCTCGAGGTGTCTCGCCACGACGACGGGACGGTGGCGTGGCAGGTGCCCTGGGTGCGTGGACGGATGCACGGCCTGGCCCGGCAGTTCGATGAGTCCGGGCGCGAGCTTCTCCGGACGCGCTTCGTGCGCGGCACGGGAGTCGACCTGTGGGTCAGCTGCGGGGGGATTACCGAGCTCCGCGAGCATCGGGACAACCTGTTGCACGGTGTCGAGCGATGGGGTCACCCGCTGCTTCCCTACGAGGAGAATCACTTCCTTCTCGGGAAGCGTGCCGGTGTCTTCAGACGGTGGAACGGGCCCAGGCTGGAGAAGGGATACCCGCGGTACTTCATCGATGACGAACAGGTCTCCCGGGCGGAGTACCTCCGCGCACGCCGGACGCGGCCCGCGCTGCCACCGGCTCGCCGCCAGGACGACCGACGCGAGCGCCCCATGCACGGCGCGCTGCGGAACGTATGGCTGCGAAAGGACATCCGGGAACGGCTGCTCCGCATGCCAGAGCCCGAGGATGGAATGGGTTGA
- the purL gene encoding phosphoribosylformylglycinamidine synthase, which yields MTSMLTVRGGPALSQFRHDKLLALCRERVPEVGSLYGEFMHFIEPWEPLSDSEKAILFQLLDYGPRMTEGAWVGSRLVVMPRPGTQSPWSTKATDIAHNCGLTRIKRMERGVVYFVGNKDGGKLLPEHLDLVAPVLHDRMTQVVVGRMDEAQVLFAEHPPRPLSTVDVLGGGKAALAAANRELGLALAEDEIDYLVARFGELERNPTDVELMMFAQANSEHCRHKIFNASWTVDGAQRERSLFQAIKNTHAVHSEGVLSAYKDNAAVIQGFEAERFFPDPESGEWRSTREPTHILMKVETHNHPTAISPYPGAATGAGGEIRDEGATGRGAKPKAGLTGFSVSHLRIPGYERPWERVYGKPERIVSALDIMLEAPIGGAAYNNEFGRPNLCGYFRSFEAQVSTPDGVEVRGYHKPIMIAGGLGNVRAAHVQKGKLQPGDKIIVLGGPAMLIGLGGGAASSLAQGSSAADLDFASVQRDNAEMQRRCQEVIDRCWAMGERNPIRSIHDVGAGGLSNAVPELVHDNGLGGSFELRAIPNAEPGMSPVEIWCNEAQERYVLAVAPEDLERFGALCQRERAPYAVLGEATAEQVLKLGDKSLGNAPIDLPMDVLFGKPPRMHRDVKSRPLTHGPLKLDGAELGDMVARVLGHPTVADKSFLITIGDRTVSGQTSRDQMVGPWQVPVADCSVTLTTITSDTGEAMAMGERTPLALIDAAASARMAVGEAVTNIAAARIGKLSDVKLSANWMAAAGSPGEDANLYAAVHAVGMELCPALGLTIPVGKDSMSMRTVWEEQGGRKAVTAPLSLIVSAFAPVLDVRQSLTPQLRELSGDTRLLFVDLAKGRQRLGGSVLAQVYEQVGPECPDVEDPAVLRGFFAAMQELNAAGVVLAYHDRSDGGLLATLCEMAFAGHCGLDLDLGGLGKDALAALFNEELGAVLQVRAADLGRVREVLARHGLGSAAHELGRPRTELEVRLRHGEQTLLEVPTMALRQYWSRVSYEMQKLRDNPTCAEQEYAAKCDAGDPGLSPRLTFDPKEDVAAPFIARGAKPRVVVLREQGVNSQLEAAAAFSRAGFTAVDVHMSDLLSGRVSLKDFAGLVACGGFSYGDVLGAGGGWAKSILFNTRARDEFAAFFARPDTFGLGICNGCQMMAQLKDIIPGAEHFPRFLRNASEQFEARLSMVEVAESPSIFFQGMAGSRMLIAVSHGEGRAEFPSQEEAERVNGLGLVTARFVNNHGQVTESYPANPNGSPFGICGLTTKDGRFTVMMPHPERVHRTVQHSWRPSEWGEDGPWMRLFRNARVALK from the coding sequence ATGACCAGCATGCTCACGGTGCGGGGTGGCCCCGCTCTCTCGCAGTTCCGCCACGACAAGCTGCTCGCGCTCTGCCGCGAGCGGGTGCCCGAGGTCGGCTCCCTGTACGGGGAGTTCATGCACTTCATCGAGCCCTGGGAGCCTCTCTCGGACAGCGAGAAGGCGATCCTCTTCCAGCTGCTCGACTACGGCCCTCGGATGACCGAGGGCGCGTGGGTGGGCAGCCGGCTCGTGGTCATGCCCCGCCCCGGCACCCAGTCTCCCTGGTCCACCAAGGCGACGGACATCGCGCACAACTGCGGCCTCACCCGCATCAAGCGGATGGAGCGCGGCGTCGTCTACTTCGTCGGGAACAAGGACGGCGGCAAGCTCCTCCCCGAGCACCTGGACCTGGTGGCGCCGGTGCTGCACGACCGGATGACGCAGGTGGTGGTGGGGCGCATGGACGAGGCGCAGGTCCTCTTCGCCGAGCACCCGCCCCGGCCGCTCTCCACGGTGGACGTGCTGGGCGGAGGCAAGGCGGCGCTGGCGGCGGCCAACCGCGAGCTGGGGCTGGCGCTGGCCGAGGACGAGATCGACTACCTGGTCGCGCGCTTCGGTGAGCTCGAGCGCAACCCCACGGACGTCGAGCTGATGATGTTCGCGCAGGCCAACAGCGAGCACTGCCGGCACAAGATCTTCAACGCCAGCTGGACGGTGGACGGCGCGCAGCGTGAGCGCTCGCTGTTCCAGGCCATCAAGAACACCCACGCGGTGCATAGCGAGGGCGTGCTCTCGGCGTACAAAGACAACGCGGCGGTCATCCAGGGCTTCGAGGCCGAGCGCTTCTTCCCGGACCCGGAGAGCGGCGAGTGGCGCTCCACCCGCGAGCCCACGCACATCTTGATGAAGGTGGAGACGCACAACCACCCGACGGCCATCTCTCCGTACCCGGGCGCGGCGACGGGCGCGGGCGGCGAGATTCGCGACGAGGGCGCCACCGGACGGGGCGCGAAGCCGAAGGCGGGGCTCACGGGCTTCTCCGTCTCCCACCTGCGCATCCCCGGCTACGAGCGGCCCTGGGAGCGGGTGTACGGCAAGCCCGAGCGCATCGTCTCCGCGCTGGACATCATGCTGGAGGCCCCCATCGGCGGGGCGGCGTACAACAACGAGTTCGGTCGACCCAACCTGTGCGGTTACTTCCGCAGCTTCGAGGCGCAGGTGTCCACGCCCGACGGGGTGGAGGTGCGCGGCTACCACAAGCCCATCATGATCGCTGGTGGCCTGGGCAACGTCCGCGCCGCGCACGTGCAGAAGGGCAAGCTGCAACCGGGGGACAAGATCATCGTGCTGGGCGGGCCGGCGATGCTCATCGGGCTGGGCGGAGGCGCGGCCTCCTCGCTGGCGCAGGGCTCGAGCGCGGCGGACCTGGACTTCGCCTCGGTGCAGCGGGACAACGCGGAGATGCAGCGGCGCTGTCAGGAGGTCATCGACCGCTGCTGGGCCATGGGCGAGCGCAACCCCATCCGGTCGATCCATGACGTGGGCGCGGGCGGTCTCTCCAACGCGGTGCCGGAGCTGGTGCACGACAACGGGCTGGGCGGCTCCTTCGAGCTGCGAGCCATCCCCAACGCCGAGCCGGGCATGTCCCCGGTGGAAATCTGGTGCAACGAGGCGCAGGAGCGCTACGTGCTCGCGGTGGCACCGGAGGACCTGGAGCGCTTCGGGGCGCTGTGCCAGCGGGAGCGCGCGCCCTACGCGGTGCTGGGCGAGGCCACCGCCGAGCAGGTACTGAAGCTGGGGGACAAGAGCCTGGGCAACGCGCCCATCGATCTGCCGATGGACGTGCTGTTCGGCAAGCCGCCGCGCATGCACCGGGACGTGAAGTCCCGCCCGCTCACGCACGGCCCGCTGAAGCTGGACGGGGCGGAGCTGGGAGACATGGTGGCTCGGGTGCTGGGGCACCCGACGGTGGCGGACAAGTCCTTCCTCATCACCATCGGGGACCGGACGGTGTCTGGGCAGACGAGCCGGGACCAGATGGTGGGCCCGTGGCAGGTGCCGGTGGCGGACTGCTCGGTGACGCTGACGACCATCACCAGCGACACGGGCGAGGCCATGGCCATGGGCGAGCGCACGCCGCTGGCGCTCATCGACGCGGCGGCCTCGGCGCGGATGGCGGTGGGCGAGGCGGTGACGAACATCGCGGCGGCGCGGATCGGCAAGCTGTCGGACGTGAAGCTGTCGGCCAACTGGATGGCGGCAGCGGGCAGCCCGGGCGAGGACGCCAACCTCTACGCGGCGGTGCACGCGGTGGGCATGGAGCTGTGCCCGGCGCTGGGGCTCACCATCCCGGTGGGCAAGGACTCCATGTCCATGCGCACGGTGTGGGAGGAGCAGGGCGGACGCAAGGCGGTGACGGCGCCGCTGTCGCTCATCGTCTCGGCGTTCGCGCCGGTGCTCGACGTGCGCCAGTCGCTGACGCCGCAGCTCCGCGAGCTGTCCGGGGACACGCGGCTGCTGTTCGTGGACCTGGCGAAGGGCCGGCAGCGTCTGGGTGGCTCGGTGCTGGCGCAGGTCTACGAGCAGGTGGGGCCGGAGTGCCCGGACGTGGAGGACCCGGCGGTGCTGCGGGGCTTCTTCGCGGCGATGCAGGAGCTGAACGCGGCGGGCGTGGTGCTGGCGTACCACGACCGCTCGGACGGCGGCCTGCTGGCGACGCTGTGCGAGATGGCCTTCGCTGGCCACTGTGGCCTGGACTTGGACCTGGGCGGACTGGGGAAGGACGCCCTGGCGGCCCTCTTCAACGAGGAGCTGGGGGCGGTGCTGCAGGTGCGCGCGGCGGACCTGGGGCGCGTGCGCGAGGTGCTGGCGCGGCACGGGCTGGGCTCGGCGGCTCACGAGCTGGGGCGGCCTCGGACGGAGCTGGAGGTGCGCCTGCGCCACGGGGAGCAGACGCTGCTCGAGGTGCCCACGATGGCGCTGCGCCAGTACTGGTCTCGCGTCAGCTACGAGATGCAGAAGCTGCGGGACAACCCGACCTGCGCGGAGCAGGAGTACGCCGCGAAGTGCGACGCGGGAGACCCGGGCCTGTCTCCGCGGCTCACCTTCGACCCGAAGGAGGACGTGGCGGCGCCCTTCATCGCCCGGGGCGCGAAGCCTCGGGTGGTGGTGCTGCGCGAGCAGGGCGTGAACAGCCAGCTGGAGGCGGCGGCGGCGTTCTCCAGGGCGGGCTTCACGGCGGTGGACGTGCACATGAGCGATCTGCTCTCCGGGCGCGTGTCGCTGAAGGACTTCGCGGGCCTGGTGGCCTGCGGTGGCTTCTCGTACGGAGACGTACTGGGCGCGGGCGGAGGCTGGGCGAAGTCCATCCTCTTCAACACGCGGGCGAGGGATGAGTTCGCGGCCTTCTTCGCGCGCCCGGACACCTTCGGCCTCGGCATCTGCAATGGCTGCCAGATGATGGCGCAGCTCAAGGACATCATCCCGGGCGCGGAGCACTTCCCGCGCTTCCTGCGCAACGCCTCGGAGCAGTTCGAGGCCCGGCTGTCCATGGTGGAGGTGGCGGAGAGCCCGTCGATCTTCTTCCAGGGCATGGCGGGCAGCCGGATGCTGATCGCCGTCTCGCACGGCGAGGGGCGCGCGGAGTTCCCGAGCCAGGAGGAGGCGGAGCGGGTGAACGGCCTGGGGCTGGTCACGGCTCGCTTCGTGAACAACCACGGCCAGGTGACGGAGAGCTACCCGGCCAACCCGAACGGCTCGCCCTTCGGCATCTGCGGCCTGACGACGAAGGACGGGCGCTTCACGGTGATGATGCCTCACCCGGAGCGGGTGCACCGGACCGTGCAGCACTCGTGGCGTCCGAGCGAGTGGGGTGAGGACGGCCCGTGGATGCGGCTGTTCCGCAACGCCCGGGTCGCGCTGAAGTGA
- a CDS encoding efflux RND transporter permease subunit: MLLSDVSIRRPVFTAMMSVCLIVMGAMGLNRLGTDLYPDVSFPFVIVNTVYRGAGPGEIETQVIKPIEDAVAGISGVEKIHSWSRENLGTVTVQFTLSTELDAAVQEVRDKVANVANKLPDDADAPVVSRVDLSASPILTYAVSAELSSQALRKLIDDRIKPALAQLEGAAEVRVTGGDVREVQVDIDLDKARAVGVAPVEIAQRIGMENLNLPAGRLQLGPNELTVRALGQFRSVEELRAMPVAKSRTGAQVRLDEIATVTDGVTERRTTARLNSNDAVILEVVKQPGSNTVKVSDLVKKRLEQLGLTLGNGFKATLLIDQSELIRENAKEVWIALIFGGAMAVLIILMFLLDARGTFISSLALPTSVVGTFFVMYLLGYTLNQMTLLALSLAIGLLIDDAVVVREAITHRLEKGEDPMSAAANGTKDVGLAVLATTLSLVAVFIPVAFMPGIVGQFFRQFGVTISVAVLVSLFISFTLDPMLSARLAKARKPGEVHQEGAVARALRGVLDGTERVYEHILRWVLAHKWATVGITLLVMVGSFAAASRLGAEFIPKEDRSQFMVDLQLPDSASLAETEARTAQAETLVKGIPEVVDIYSIVGLNGDVNKARLRVLTKPKTERQRGIQVIKEEARALLNPALVATQVNLSDPPTIEGLGDWYPIMVRVTGPELSRVNAEAERVAGILRSIPGTADIRVESNPPKPELQIQIDRARSTDVDLSAATLAMQLRLAIGGDVAAKLREGTDETDIRVRLAEKDRATPEKVRQLEVFTPRGLRPVTDVAEVDLKDGPSVIEHENRERQIAVYAQLGKGAALGDIARQLKAKVAETPPQAGYSIIYDGEMKNLDEQNAAFGSAFLLAFVFIYMVLASQFESLKHPFTIMVSLPLALVGALLGLVVTGHHLSLGAMIGVILLMGLVTKNAILLVDGALQHLRAGDSVDEALLKAGPRRLRPILMTSAAMAIGMVPTAVGQGLGAEFRAPMAISVIGGVITSTFLTLLVVPVVFAGMERVGFFRRKAEPRPDVAPVTPVVEAREAKKEDRAA, translated from the coding sequence ATGCTCCTGAGTGACGTCTCCATCCGCCGGCCCGTGTTCACGGCCATGATGTCCGTGTGCCTCATCGTCATGGGGGCGATGGGGCTCAACCGCCTGGGCACGGACCTGTACCCGGACGTCTCCTTCCCCTTCGTCATCGTCAACACCGTGTACCGGGGGGCGGGGCCTGGGGAGATTGAAACCCAGGTCATCAAGCCCATCGAGGACGCGGTGGCCGGCATCAGCGGCGTGGAGAAGATCCACTCGTGGAGTCGGGAGAACCTGGGCACGGTGACGGTGCAGTTCACCCTGTCCACGGAGCTGGACGCCGCGGTGCAGGAGGTGCGCGACAAGGTGGCCAACGTGGCCAACAAGCTGCCCGACGACGCGGACGCGCCGGTGGTCAGCCGCGTGGACCTCTCGGCCTCGCCCATCCTCACCTACGCGGTGTCCGCGGAGCTGTCCTCGCAGGCGCTGCGCAAGCTCATCGACGACCGCATCAAGCCGGCGCTGGCGCAGCTGGAGGGCGCCGCCGAGGTGCGCGTCACGGGCGGTGACGTGCGGGAAGTCCAGGTGGACATCGACCTGGACAAGGCGCGGGCGGTGGGAGTGGCGCCGGTGGAGATCGCCCAGCGCATCGGGATGGAGAACCTGAACCTGCCGGCGGGCCGGCTGCAGCTGGGGCCCAACGAGCTGACGGTGCGCGCGCTGGGGCAGTTCCGGAGCGTGGAGGAGCTGCGGGCCATGCCGGTGGCGAAGAGCCGCACGGGCGCGCAGGTGCGGCTGGACGAGATCGCCACGGTGACGGACGGGGTGACGGAGCGCCGCACCACGGCGCGGCTGAACAGCAACGACGCGGTCATCCTGGAGGTGGTGAAGCAGCCGGGCTCCAACACGGTGAAGGTGAGCGACCTGGTGAAGAAGCGGCTGGAGCAGCTGGGGCTCACGCTGGGCAACGGCTTCAAGGCGACGCTGCTCATCGACCAGTCGGAGCTCATCCGCGAGAACGCGAAGGAGGTGTGGATCGCCCTCATCTTCGGTGGCGCGATGGCGGTGCTCATCATCCTAATGTTCCTGCTGGACGCGCGCGGCACGTTCATCTCGTCGCTGGCGCTGCCCACGTCGGTGGTGGGCACCTTCTTCGTGATGTACCTGCTGGGCTACACGCTGAACCAGATGACGCTGCTGGCGCTGTCGCTGGCCATCGGTCTGCTCATCGACGACGCGGTGGTGGTGCGCGAGGCCATCACCCACCGGCTGGAGAAGGGCGAGGACCCGATGTCCGCGGCGGCCAACGGCACCAAGGACGTGGGCCTGGCGGTGCTGGCGACGACGCTCTCGCTGGTGGCGGTGTTCATCCCGGTGGCGTTCATGCCGGGCATCGTGGGGCAGTTCTTCCGGCAGTTCGGCGTCACCATCTCGGTGGCGGTGCTCGTCTCGCTGTTCATCTCCTTCACGCTGGACCCGATGCTGTCGGCGCGGCTGGCCAAGGCGCGCAAGCCGGGCGAGGTGCATCAGGAGGGCGCGGTGGCCCGGGCCCTGCGCGGCGTGCTGGACGGCACCGAGCGCGTCTATGAGCACATCCTGCGCTGGGTGCTGGCTCACAAGTGGGCGACGGTGGGCATCACGCTGCTGGTGATGGTGGGCTCGTTCGCCGCCGCCAGCCGGCTGGGAGCGGAGTTCATCCCGAAGGAGGACCGCTCGCAGTTCATGGTGGACCTGCAGCTGCCGGACTCGGCGAGCCTGGCGGAGACGGAGGCGCGCACCGCCCAGGCCGAGACGCTGGTGAAGGGCATCCCCGAGGTGGTGGACATCTACAGCATCGTGGGGCTCAACGGCGACGTGAACAAGGCGCGCCTGCGCGTGCTGACGAAGCCGAAGACGGAGCGCCAGCGGGGCATCCAGGTCATCAAGGAGGAGGCGCGCGCGCTGCTGAACCCGGCGCTCGTGGCCACGCAGGTGAACCTGAGCGATCCGCCGACCATCGAGGGCCTGGGCGACTGGTACCCCATCATGGTGCGCGTCACCGGGCCGGAGCTGTCGCGCGTCAACGCGGAGGCGGAGCGGGTGGCGGGCATCCTGCGGAGCATCCCCGGCACGGCGGACATCCGGGTGGAGTCCAACCCACCCAAGCCCGAGCTGCAGATCCAGATCGACCGGGCGCGCTCGACGGACGTGGACCTGAGCGCGGCGACGCTGGCGATGCAGCTGCGGCTGGCGATTGGCGGCGACGTGGCGGCGAAGCTGCGTGAGGGCACGGACGAGACGGACATCCGCGTGCGGCTGGCGGAGAAGGATCGAGCCACGCCGGAGAAGGTGCGGCAGCTGGAGGTGTTCACGCCGCGCGGGCTGCGGCCGGTGACGGACGTGGCGGAGGTGGACCTGAAGGACGGCCCGAGCGTCATCGAGCACGAGAACCGAGAGCGGCAGATCGCCGTCTACGCGCAGCTGGGCAAGGGCGCGGCGCTGGGAGACATCGCGCGGCAGCTGAAGGCGAAGGTGGCGGAGACGCCGCCGCAGGCGGGGTACTCGATCATCTACGACGGTGAGATGAAGAACCTGGACGAGCAGAACGCGGCGTTCGGCTCGGCGTTCCTGCTGGCGTTCGTCTTCATCTACATGGTGCTGGCCAGCCAGTTCGAGTCGCTCAAGCACCCGTTCACCATCATGGTGTCGCTGCCGCTGGCGCTGGTGGGCGCGCTGCTGGGCCTGGTGGTGACGGGCCACCACCTGTCGCTGGGCGCGATGATTGGCGTCATCCTGCTGATGGGCCTGGTGACGAAGAACGCCATCCTGCTGGTGGACGGCGCGCTGCAGCACCTGCGGGCGGGAGACAGCGTGGACGAGGCGCTGCTGAAGGCAGGCCCGCGCCGGCTGCGGCCCATCCTCATGACGAGCGCGGCGATGGCGATCGGCATGGTGCCCACGGCGGTGGGGCAGGGGCTGGGCGCGGAGTTCCGCGCGCCGATGGCCATCTCGGTGATTGGCGGCGTCATCACCTCCACGTTCCTCACGCTGCTGGTGGTGCCGGTGGTGTTCGCGGGCATGGAGCGGGTGGGCTTCTTCCGCAGGAAGGCGGAGCCCAGGCCGGACGTGGCGCCCGTGACGCCTGTCGTGGAGGCCAGGGAGGCCAAGAAGGAGGACCGCGCCGCCTGA
- a CDS encoding efflux RND transporter periplasmic adaptor subunit, with protein MKPTRTPSVARALAATGVVIASLSLSACEKAAAASATPAASTAPVPVVRLTESRTTQATPSEEVTGTLYPAQALQVGFEVGGRLETVLVKKGQVVKKGQVLAALNVEISDAQVAQAEAAVAAAEAGAGMAADVAQRNEKLQAEGSVSDLQNRTAATTAQQAKAQLLAAQAQLAQAKAARRRHELKAPFAGTIIDAPQQTGATVAPGVPLFTLETLDTLLLKTTVAQASREGLKPGSKVRVEAIGGRASSDAATVSVILPSADPATRRIPVEIAVPNADGRFVAHTLARAVLAMGEQQDMQVLPASALSSTNGDHVYVVSPTGEARRVDVQVIERRAREVVVKAATALDKVIDYPGTGLQDGTRVSVK; from the coding sequence ATGAAGCCCACCCGGACACCGTCCGTCGCTCGCGCTCTCGCCGCCACCGGGGTGGTGATCGCGTCGCTCTCGCTGTCCGCCTGTGAGAAGGCGGCGGCAGCCTCGGCCACGCCGGCCGCCTCCACCGCGCCGGTGCCGGTGGTGCGCCTCACCGAGTCGCGCACCACGCAGGCCACGCCGAGCGAGGAGGTGACGGGCACGCTCTACCCGGCGCAGGCGCTCCAGGTGGGCTTCGAGGTGGGCGGCCGGCTGGAGACGGTGCTGGTGAAGAAGGGGCAGGTGGTGAAGAAGGGGCAGGTGCTGGCGGCGCTCAACGTCGAGATTTCCGACGCGCAGGTGGCGCAGGCGGAGGCCGCGGTGGCCGCCGCCGAGGCCGGTGCTGGCATGGCCGCGGACGTGGCCCAGCGCAACGAGAAGCTGCAGGCGGAGGGCAGCGTGTCAGACCTGCAGAACCGCACGGCCGCCACCACCGCGCAGCAGGCGAAGGCGCAGCTGCTGGCCGCCCAGGCGCAGCTGGCGCAGGCGAAGGCCGCCCGCCGCCGCCACGAGCTGAAGGCGCCGTTCGCGGGCACCATCATCGACGCGCCCCAGCAGACGGGCGCCACGGTGGCGCCGGGCGTGCCGCTCTTCACGCTGGAGACGCTGGACACGCTCCTCCTCAAGACGACGGTGGCGCAGGCGTCGCGGGAGGGGCTCAAGCCGGGCAGCAAGGTGCGCGTGGAGGCCATCGGCGGCAGGGCCTCCTCGGACGCGGCGACGGTGAGCGTTATCCTGCCCTCGGCGGACCCGGCCACCCGGCGCATCCCGGTGGAGATCGCCGTGCCCAACGCGGACGGCCGCTTCGTGGCCCACACGCTGGCGCGGGCGGTGCTGGCCATGGGCGAGCAGCAGGACATGCAGGTGCTGCCGGCCTCGGCGCTCTCGTCGACGAACGGGGACCACGTCTACGTGGTGTCGCCCACCGGCGAGGCGCGCCGGGTGGACGTGCAGGTCATCGAGCGCCGCGCCCGCGAGGTGGTGGTGAAGGCCGCCACGGCGCTGGACAAGGTCATCGACTACCCCGGCACGGGCCTGCAGGACGGGACCCGGGTCTCCGTGAAGTAG
- a CDS encoding TetR/AcrR family transcriptional regulator has protein sequence MARPADPNARTDLIAAARAEFVKKGLRGARIEDITAACGLSKGAFYLHFASKEALFGEVMEQVRQQLDGLSRERMERMHRFFAEHGHPDARDLAERSERYATFVELEVELDLRTLEVMWEYRDVMQVLQRGSQGTDFESLFSVMVDREVERVAGEVRRLQGSSACHLDVNPTLFGTVIVGTYALLVQRMSQLRDKPDLAGWARDLQQIFREGKMRREPVPAPVSAPRAVSSRTSPRLGTARAHTRKTPRTP, from the coding sequence ATGGCGCGCCCCGCGGATCCAAACGCCCGAACCGATCTCATCGCCGCCGCGCGAGCGGAGTTCGTGAAGAAGGGGCTGCGTGGGGCGCGCATCGAGGACATCACCGCCGCGTGCGGCCTGTCCAAGGGCGCCTTCTACCTGCACTTCGCCTCCAAGGAGGCGCTGTTCGGCGAGGTGATGGAGCAGGTGCGGCAGCAGCTCGACGGGCTGTCGCGCGAGCGCATGGAGCGCATGCATCGCTTCTTCGCCGAGCACGGCCACCCGGACGCGAGGGACCTCGCCGAGCGCTCCGAGCGCTACGCGACGTTCGTCGAGCTGGAGGTGGAGCTGGACCTGCGCACGCTCGAGGTGATGTGGGAGTACCGCGACGTGATGCAGGTGTTGCAGCGCGGCAGCCAGGGCACGGACTTCGAGTCCCTGTTCTCGGTGATGGTGGACCGCGAGGTGGAGCGCGTCGCCGGGGAGGTCCGCCGGCTGCAGGGCTCGAGCGCCTGCCACCTGGATGTGAACCCGACGCTGTTCGGCACCGTCATCGTCGGCACGTATGCGCTGCTGGTGCAGCGGATGAGCCAACTGCGGGACAAGCCGGACCTGGCGGGCTGGGCGCGCGATCTCCAGCAGATCTTCCGCGAGGGCAAGATGCGCCGGGAGCCTGTCCCCGCGCCGGTGAGCGCTCCGCGTGCCGTCTCTTCTCGTACTTCTCCGCGCCTGGGCACGGCCCGGGCGCACACTCGCAAGACACCGAGGACACCATGA
- a CDS encoding M57 family metalloprotease: protein MIKFRSVALLAGAALLGTACGPEAAPQEPEKQLSWEEFRASVYQEPWEDGVFIVDNDIPLATEAELREYFEQSLKGEVGSHAGGLAVYYSGGQDIKWQGSAALNITYCVSTTFGSNYSKVVSAMASAAGAWEAAGKVDFIHVSSQDSNCTSRNGNVVFDVNPVNTSQYLARAFFPNSSRRSRNVLIAGSSFGNISPWTLTGVLRHELGHTLGFRHEHTRVSSTGCYEDAQWRGLTPYDSGSVMHYPQCNGSNNGDLSLTNSDKSGAAALYP, encoded by the coding sequence ATGATCAAGTTCCGTTCCGTTGCTCTGCTGGCCGGTGCCGCGCTGCTGGGCACCGCGTGTGGTCCCGAGGCGGCTCCCCAGGAGCCCGAGAAGCAGCTGAGCTGGGAGGAGTTCCGGGCCAGCGTCTACCAGGAGCCGTGGGAGGACGGAGTCTTCATCGTCGACAACGACATCCCGCTGGCCACCGAGGCCGAGCTGCGCGAGTACTTCGAGCAGAGCCTCAAGGGTGAGGTGGGCAGCCACGCGGGCGGGCTGGCCGTCTATTACAGCGGCGGTCAGGACATCAAATGGCAGGGCAGCGCCGCGCTCAACATCACCTACTGCGTGAGCACCACCTTCGGCAGCAACTACAGCAAGGTGGTCAGCGCCATGGCGAGCGCCGCCGGCGCCTGGGAGGCCGCGGGCAAGGTGGACTTCATCCACGTCAGCTCGCAGGACAGCAACTGCACCTCGCGCAACGGCAACGTCGTGTTCGACGTGAACCCGGTGAACACCAGCCAGTACCTGGCGCGCGCCTTCTTCCCCAACTCCAGCCGCCGCAGCCGCAACGTCCTCATCGCGGGCAGCTCGTTCGGCAACATCTCGCCCTGGACGCTGACGGGCGTGCTGCGCCACGAGCTGGGTCACACCCTGGGCTTCCGCCACGAGCACACCCGTGTCTCCAGCACCGGCTGCTACGAGGACGCCCAGTGGCGCGGCCTGACGCCGTATGACTCCGGCTCCGTGATGCACTACCCCCAGTGCAACGGCTCCAACAACGGCGACCTGTCGCTGACCAACTCCGACAAGTCGGGCGCCGCCGCCCTCTACCCGTAG